ATTCCGCTGCCGTTGGGATTGGTGCGATCCATCGGGAATTCCAAGCAGCGGCAAACCGCCAAGGCTTGAGCGGCGAACGCTTCGTTCACTTCAAAGACATCAAAATCATCGAGGGTGAAACCGGTTTTTCGGAGCAGCGATTGGACCGCCGGGACGGGACCAATACCCATGAATTTTGGGTCGACTCCGGCGTAGCTGTAGGCCACGAGTTTGCCGATGGGCTGCAGGCCGCGCTTTTGCGCCAGGTCGCGTTCCATCAGGACCACGGCTGCCGCCGCATCGTTGATGCTGGAAGCGTTTCCGGCGGTGACGGTGCCGGCGGGATCGAATACGGGCCGCAATTTGGCGAGCTTGTCGGCCGTGCTGTCGCGGCGAACCGTTTCGTCGACTTCGAACGGCACGACTTCTTTTTTCGCCTTGACTTCGATCGGAACAATTTGGGCTTTGAAGTAACCATGATCCATCGCATTGGCCGCGCGCTTGTGGCTTTCGGCCGCCAGGGCGTCTTGATCTTCACGTGAGATTTTGTACTTCTTCGCCACGTTTTCGGCGGTGACGCCCATATGGACGTCGTCGAACGGATCGCTGAGGGCACCGACCATGACGTCGGTCAGGGTGGTGTCGTTCATCCGGGCTCCCCAGCGCATGGCAGGGGCCAAGTAGGGGCTGCGGCTCATGTTTTCCGCGCCGCCGGCCACGGCCACATCGGCATCGCCCAGCATGATGGCTTGCGCGGCGGTGACGATGGCCTGCAATCCGCTGCCGCAGAGACGGTTTAGCGTGAGCGCCGGTGTTTCGTGCGGCAGTCCGCCGTGAATGGCCGCCACGCGCGCCAAGTAATGATCGTGCGAATCGGTATGGATGACATTGCCAAAGACGACATGGCCGACATCGTTGGGATCAACCCCGGCGCGATTCACAGCCTCGCGCACGCATTTGGCCGCCAATTCGCTGGGAGGAATATCTTTTAAGCTACCGCCGAATCCACCGATCGCTGTTCGTGCGCCACTGAGCACCACCACCTCGCGTGTCATTGCGGCACCTCCTAAAACGAGTTCTTCACAACATGCAATTCGGTCGGAATCAGTACCATTGCTACTCTTATGCCAATGGCGTGGCGGAGCGTTATCGCCGAGTGGTGCGATCGAGAATTCCGATTACAGCGGACGTTACTTTTTTACGCCGCAAATAGAATCGCCGGGACCAAGGTTTCGTATCGAAATCTGCTTAACCGGCCTCTCATTAAAACCTCATCCTGCGTGGCGTGCCGCGCGCAAGTGTGCCCAAGTGCACGCATGGGTGTGCTGATAGGCACGGCGAATCTACCGCACGTTTCTCAATATTTTGTCTGCGCGCCCGGCCACGGCGGCCCATATCCGGGGCGATTGAGCAATTCGAATAGAACCGTAGCGGGATATTTGAAATCGGCCTCATCCTGGCACAGAGAATGCATTACGGGCGATTAGAGTTGTAGAACGTTCATTCGCCCAACGGTCGTTATGCAATCGTGGCAAATCGACCCGAATTACTAAGAGGTAACGTCATGACCGATCTTGTGAACCCACTTCGTGGCATCGAGTTTTTCCACGACATCGCCCAGGAGCACTTGCAGCGGATCACCGCGATTTCCAAGATTGTGGAATTTCCGGCCCAGTACGATATTTTTCATGAGAACGAACCTGCCAAGGACATTTATTTTGTCATCAGCGGCCGGGTTTCGTTGGCGGTGAACACCACCCACGCCGGGTGCCGGCAATTGATGGAGGTTGGCCCTGGCGAGCTGATCGGCTGGTCGCCGCTGGTGGGCCGGGCACTGTTGTCTGATACCGCCCGAACGCTAACACCGACGGTGGCGGTGGCGCTGGATGGGGGTCGGATTTTGAAGCTGTGTGCGGAAGATCCGCAGTTTGGTTTTGAATTTATGCAGCGGGCCGCGCAGACGTTGGCTTCACGGCTGAATGCCACCCGGTTGCAGCTTTTGGAGCTGGGCGGACTGCGGCTTCCGAAAGTGCAGATTGAATCGGATTGAAGGGTCAATGGTGCTCTATGGCAAACAACCGAACAACATCTGACGATTTGATTGCAACACCCTCGGCGTTGTATGAAACAAAAACCAAAACCATTCTGTTCGCCACTGACCTGTCGCCCACGTGCGCCGTGGCTTTGAAATGGGCCACCGCTTTGGCGCGGACCCTGGATGCGCGGCTACTGATTGTTCATGTGGAGCAGCCTGGGGTGCCCTATGGCGGGGGCGAAGTGTATTCGGATCATGTGTTCGATCAACATTCTCGCACACTGTTAAAAATGCTGGAGCAGGTAAAGCCTTCGGACCCGGAGGTTCCTTACAGCCAACGCCTGGCCAGTGGCGATCCGGCGGCCGAAATTTTACGGATCGCCAACCAAGAAAGCGTGGACATGATCGTCATGAGTACGCACGGCCGGAGCGGCTTGCCCCGGGTGTTAAACGGCAGCGTGGCCGAGAACGTAATCCGTCACGCCAACTGCCCGGTGCTGATTTTCAAAGCGCCCCTGACGGTGTTGCGCTATCAGAATAAGCCTGCTGGCTGAAGCCAAGCCAGGGTGACGTGGCGCGCGACGGCGAACATGATTGAATGAGGGAATGACTAAAATTGCTTCATGAACACGATCGAAAATAGAACCTTTGACGAAATCAAAATCGGCGATAGCGCTTCGTTGGTG
This is a stretch of genomic DNA from Pirellulales bacterium. It encodes these proteins:
- a CDS encoding acetyl-CoA C-acyltransferase family protein; the encoded protein is MTREVVVLSGARTAIGGFGGSLKDIPPSELAAKCVREAVNRAGVDPNDVGHVVFGNVIHTDSHDHYLARVAAIHGGLPHETPALTLNRLCGSGLQAIVTAAQAIMLGDADVAVAGGAENMSRSPYLAPAMRWGARMNDTTLTDVMVGALSDPFDDVHMGVTAENVAKKYKISREDQDALAAESHKRAANAMDHGYFKAQIVPIEVKAKKEVVPFEVDETVRRDSTADKLAKLRPVFDPAGTVTAGNASSINDAAAAVVLMERDLAQKRGLQPIGKLVAYSYAGVDPKFMGIGPVPAVQSLLRKTGFTLDDFDVFEVNEAFAAQALAVCRCLEFPMDRTNPNGSGISLGHPIGATGCILTIKALYELKRIGGRRALVTMCIGGGQGIAAIFESI
- a CDS encoding Crp/Fnr family transcriptional regulator, giving the protein MTDLVNPLRGIEFFHDIAQEHLQRITAISKIVEFPAQYDIFHENEPAKDIYFVISGRVSLAVNTTHAGCRQLMEVGPGELIGWSPLVGRALLSDTARTLTPTVAVALDGGRILKLCAEDPQFGFEFMQRAAQTLASRLNATRLQLLELGGLRLPKVQIESD
- a CDS encoding universal stress protein; this encodes MANNRTTSDDLIATPSALYETKTKTILFATDLSPTCAVALKWATALARTLDARLLIVHVEQPGVPYGGGEVYSDHVFDQHSRTLLKMLEQVKPSDPEVPYSQRLASGDPAAEILRIANQESVDMIVMSTHGRSGLPRVLNGSVAENVIRHANCPVLIFKAPLTVLRYQNKPAG